A DNA window from Streptomyces sp. 71268 contains the following coding sequences:
- a CDS encoding CTP synthase: MTTKHIFVTGGVASSLGKGLTASSLGALLKARGLRVTMQKLDPYLNVDPGTMNPFQHGEVFVTNDGAETDLDIGHYERFLDVDLDGSANVTTGQVYSQVIAKERRGEYLGDTVQVIPHITNEIKHRIRRMATDDVDVVITEVGGTVGDIESLPFLETVRQVRHEVGRDNVFVVHISLLPYIGPSGELKTKPTQHSVAALRNIGIQPDAIVLRADRHVPTAIKRKISLMCDVDEAAVVAAIDAKSIYDIPKVLHTEGLDAYVVRKLDLPFRDVDWTTWDDLLDRVHNPDHEVTVALVGKYIDLPDAYLSVTEAIRAGGFANKARVKVKWVTSDDCTTQAGAHEQLGDVDAIVIPGGFGERGVNGKVGAIQYAREARIPLLGLCLGLQCIVVEAARNLAGIGGANSTEFEPAATDPVISTMAEQLDIVAGEGDMGGTMRLGMYPAKLAEGSIVREVYADQPYVEERHRHRYEVNNAYRAELEKKAGIVFSGTSPDNKLVEYVEYPREVHPYLVGTQAHPELRSRPTRPHPLFAGLVKAAVARQRAAAEQTGAAAGTEGRTSAS, translated from the coding sequence ATGACGACCAAGCACATCTTCGTCACCGGGGGTGTCGCCTCCTCCCTCGGCAAGGGGCTGACGGCCTCCAGTCTGGGTGCGCTGCTGAAGGCGCGGGGCCTGCGGGTCACCATGCAGAAGCTCGACCCGTACCTGAACGTCGACCCCGGCACGATGAACCCGTTCCAGCACGGTGAGGTCTTCGTCACCAACGACGGCGCCGAGACCGACCTGGACATCGGTCACTACGAGCGCTTCCTCGACGTGGACCTCGACGGCTCGGCCAACGTCACCACCGGCCAGGTGTACTCGCAGGTCATCGCCAAGGAGCGGCGCGGCGAGTACCTCGGCGACACCGTCCAGGTCATCCCGCACATCACCAACGAGATCAAGCACCGCATCCGGCGCATGGCCACCGACGACGTCGACGTGGTGATCACCGAGGTCGGCGGCACCGTCGGCGACATCGAGTCGCTGCCGTTCCTGGAGACCGTGCGCCAGGTGCGGCACGAGGTGGGCCGGGACAACGTCTTCGTGGTGCACATCTCGCTGCTGCCCTACATCGGCCCCTCCGGCGAGCTGAAGACCAAGCCGACCCAGCACTCCGTGGCGGCGCTGCGCAACATCGGCATCCAGCCCGACGCCATCGTGCTGCGCGCCGACCGACACGTGCCCACCGCGATCAAGCGCAAGATCTCGCTGATGTGCGACGTGGACGAGGCGGCCGTGGTGGCGGCGATCGACGCCAAGTCGATCTACGACATCCCCAAGGTGCTGCACACCGAGGGCCTGGACGCCTACGTCGTCCGCAAGCTGGACCTGCCCTTCCGGGACGTCGACTGGACGACCTGGGACGACCTGCTCGACCGGGTGCACAACCCCGACCACGAGGTGACGGTCGCCCTCGTCGGCAAGTACATCGACCTGCCCGACGCCTACCTCTCGGTGACCGAGGCCATCCGCGCCGGCGGCTTCGCGAACAAGGCGCGGGTCAAGGTCAAGTGGGTCACCTCCGACGACTGCACCACGCAGGCCGGGGCCCACGAACAACTCGGCGACGTGGACGCGATCGTCATCCCCGGCGGCTTCGGCGAGCGCGGCGTCAACGGCAAGGTGGGCGCGATCCAGTACGCCCGCGAGGCGCGGATCCCGCTGCTCGGCCTGTGTCTGGGCCTGCAGTGCATCGTCGTGGAGGCCGCGCGCAACCTGGCGGGCATCGGCGGGGCCAACTCCACCGAGTTCGAGCCGGCCGCCACCGACCCGGTCATCTCCACCATGGCCGAGCAGCTCGACATCGTCGCGGGCGAGGGCGACATGGGCGGCACCATGCGGCTCGGCATGTACCCGGCCAAGCTCGCCGAGGGCTCCATCGTCCGCGAGGTCTACGCCGACCAGCCCTACGTCGAGGAGCGGCACCGGCACCGCTACGAGGTCAACAACGCCTACCGGGCCGAGCTGGAGAAGAAGGCCGGCATCGTCTTCTCCGGCACCTCGCCCGACAACAAGCTGGTCGAGTACGTCGAGTACCCGCGCGAGGTCCACCCGTACCTGGTCGGCACCCAGGCCCACCCGGAGCTGCGCTCCCGCCCGACCCGCCCGCACCCGCTCTTCGCCGGCCTGGTCAAGGCCGCCGTGGCGCGCCAGCGCGCCGCGGCCGAGCAGACCGGCGCCGCGGCCGGGACCGAGGGGCGGACCAGCGCGTCCTGA
- a CDS encoding NUDIX hydrolase: MGIKDIAEEWRVVSTSTPFTGNKTSVRTDEVVMPDGSTATRDYQVHPGSVAILALDEEDRVLVLRQYRHPVRHKLWEIPAGLLDVPGENPLHAAQRELYEEVHVKAEDWRVLTDVYTTPGGCDESVRIFLARQISDAEGERFEVSGEEADMEFARVPAAELARGALAGELHNNSLVVGVLALLAAQAGDGLDALRPADAPWPARPFDA; encoded by the coding sequence ATGGGCATCAAGGACATCGCCGAGGAATGGCGGGTCGTGTCGACCAGCACGCCGTTCACCGGCAACAAGACCAGCGTCCGCACGGACGAGGTCGTCATGCCCGACGGGTCCACCGCGACCCGCGACTACCAGGTGCACCCCGGCTCCGTCGCCATCCTCGCCCTCGACGAGGAGGACCGCGTACTGGTCCTGCGCCAGTACCGGCACCCGGTGCGTCACAAGCTCTGGGAGATTCCGGCCGGCCTGCTCGACGTGCCGGGCGAGAACCCGCTGCACGCGGCCCAGCGCGAGCTGTACGAGGAGGTGCACGTCAAGGCCGAGGACTGGCGCGTGCTCACCGACGTCTACACCACGCCCGGCGGCTGCGACGAGTCGGTGCGTATCTTCCTGGCCCGCCAGATCTCGGACGCCGAGGGCGAGCGCTTCGAGGTCTCGGGTGAGGAGGCCGACATGGAGTTCGCCCGCGTTCCGGCCGCCGAGCTGGCCCGTGGCGCCCTCGCCGGCGAACTGCACAACAACTCCTTGGTAGTGGGCGTGCTCGCGCTGCTGGCCGCGCAGGCCGGCGACGGCCTCGACGCGCTGCGCCCGGCCGACGCCCCGTGGCCGGCCCGCCCGTTCGACGCCTGA
- a CDS encoding TetR family transcriptional regulator, which yields MTKERADAARNREKVLAAAAELFAAKDPRTVTMEDIARAAGVGRGTLYRRYPDVASIATALLDEHEKALQHELLQGPPPLGPGAPPRERLAAFYAAMVELLDRHVHLALGAETGARRYATGAYGFWRAHVMALLRAAGVADPDALADALLAPLAPDVFAYQRERGVTPARLTAALAELARVLDR from the coding sequence GTGACCAAGGAACGCGCCGATGCCGCTCGCAATCGGGAAAAAGTGCTCGCCGCCGCGGCCGAGCTGTTCGCCGCGAAGGACCCGCGCACCGTCACGATGGAGGACATCGCGCGGGCCGCCGGCGTCGGCCGGGGGACGCTGTACCGGCGGTACCCGGACGTCGCCTCCATCGCCACCGCGCTGCTGGACGAGCACGAGAAGGCCCTGCAACACGAGTTGCTCCAGGGCCCGCCGCCGCTGGGCCCGGGGGCGCCGCCGCGTGAACGGCTGGCCGCCTTCTACGCGGCCATGGTCGAACTCCTCGACCGCCACGTCCACCTGGCGCTCGGCGCCGAGACCGGCGCCCGGCGGTACGCCACCGGCGCCTACGGCTTCTGGCGCGCTCACGTCATGGCCCTGCTGCGCGCGGCCGGGGTGGCCGATCCGGACGCGCTGGCGGATGCCCTGCTGGCCCCGCTGGCGCCCGACGTCTTCGCCTACCAGCGCGAGCGCGGCGTCACGCCGGCGCGCCTGACCGCCGCGCTCGCCGAACTCGCCCGCGTCCTGGACCGCTGA
- a CDS encoding NAD(P)H-dependent oxidoreductase: MSSTLLHLDASARRASFSRELGDAVADAWRAAHPDGTYLHRDLARDPVPHIDEAWTELCDHLLERQIADPHRYREAVRTPAQAATWAVVEPLLAELLAADVVLMAAPMYNFSIPSALKAWIDQVTFPKMSLAPRRFVVAHARGGAYGPGTPRHPYDHQERYLRDFIQGHYAVDDVTFVGTELVNSRLDPALAARRAQHDDSRAAALAAARKLGSAL; encoded by the coding sequence ATGAGCTCCACCCTGCTGCACCTCGACGCGAGCGCGCGCCGCGCTTCCTTCAGCCGCGAACTGGGCGACGCCGTCGCCGACGCCTGGCGCGCGGCGCACCCGGACGGCACCTACCTCCACCGCGACCTCGCGCGCGATCCCGTCCCGCACATCGACGAGGCGTGGACCGAACTGTGCGACCACCTCCTGGAGCGCCAGATCGCCGACCCGCACCGGTACCGGGAGGCGGTCCGCACCCCGGCCCAGGCCGCGACCTGGGCCGTCGTCGAGCCGCTGCTGGCCGAACTCCTCGCCGCGGACGTGGTGTTGATGGCCGCGCCGATGTACAACTTCTCCATACCCTCCGCCCTCAAGGCGTGGATCGACCAGGTGACCTTCCCGAAGATGTCCCTGGCCCCCCGCCGCTTCGTCGTCGCCCACGCCCGCGGCGGCGCGTACGGGCCCGGCACGCCGCGCCACCCGTACGACCACCAGGAGCGGTACCTGCGCGACTTCATCCAGGGGCACTATGCCGTCGACGACGTCACCTTCGTCGGCACCGAACTGGTCAACTCCCGCCTCGACCCCGCCCTGGCGGCCCGTCGCGCCCAGCACGACGACTCCCGGGCAGCCGCGCTCGCCGCCGCCCGGAAGCTGGGGAGCGCGCTGTGA
- a CDS encoding multidrug efflux SMR transporter: MSWLLLLAAGAVEVAWSQSIKPTAGFTRPLPTLVCFLLAAGAVYLLSLAMRDLPVGTAYAVFTGIGAIGAIALGIALNKDPVSAGRVAALALIIAGVALARVTSPE; the protein is encoded by the coding sequence GTGAGCTGGCTGTTGCTGCTGGCCGCCGGTGCCGTGGAGGTGGCCTGGTCGCAGAGCATCAAGCCCACGGCGGGCTTCACCCGACCGCTGCCCACCCTGGTCTGCTTCCTCCTCGCCGCCGGCGCCGTCTACCTGTTGTCGCTGGCGATGCGGGACCTGCCGGTGGGCACGGCGTACGCGGTGTTCACCGGGATCGGCGCCATCGGCGCCATCGCCCTCGGCATCGCGCTGAACAAGGACCCGGTGAGCGCCGGCCGGGTGGCCGCGCTGGCGCTCATCATCGCCGGCGTCGCCCTCGCGCGCGTCACCTCGCCCGAGTAG
- a CDS encoding Rrf2 family transcriptional regulator codes for MQMSEGVEWALHSCLNLAWAEQQAVTARKLAAFYDLPPAYLNRQLQALARAGIVASTSGPRGGFRLARAPEQITLLDVVVAIEGGRDAFRCQQIMRDGPGGRSDVDYRRHCLVSQAMSRAELAWRRELAAQTLADLRDSVEAKHPDAPRMARNRLAQPVR; via the coding sequence ATGCAGATGAGCGAGGGCGTCGAGTGGGCCTTGCACAGTTGCCTCAACCTCGCCTGGGCGGAGCAGCAGGCCGTGACGGCGCGGAAGTTGGCGGCGTTCTACGACCTGCCGCCGGCGTACCTGAACCGGCAACTCCAGGCGTTGGCCCGCGCCGGCATCGTCGCCTCGACCTCCGGGCCGCGCGGCGGCTTCCGGCTCGCGCGGGCGCCGGAGCAGATCACGCTCCTGGACGTCGTGGTCGCGATCGAGGGTGGCCGGGACGCCTTCCGGTGCCAGCAGATCATGCGTGACGGGCCCGGCGGGCGGTCGGACGTCGACTACCGCAGACACTGCCTGGTCTCCCAGGCGATGAGCCGGGCGGAGCTGGCGTGGCGGCGGGAACTGGCCGCCCAGACGCTCGCCGACCTCAGGGACTCGGTCGAGGCCAAGCATCCCGACGCGCCACGGATGGCACGAAACCGCCTGGCCCAACCCGTGCGCTGA
- a CDS encoding carboxymuconolactone decarboxylase family protein gives MQPRMANVYKVAGRGYQALSAMEEFLRDSPAPDDVLELVRLRVSQINGCSLCVDLHAHRASDAGETNERLWSVAAWRDAPFYSDRERAALALAEAVTRIADNPAGVPDDVWDTAARHFAPDALAALVMAIASVNAWNRVNVAAGLVAGSFR, from the coding sequence ATGCAACCTCGTATGGCGAACGTGTACAAGGTCGCCGGCCGTGGCTATCAGGCCCTGTCCGCGATGGAGGAGTTCCTGCGCGACAGCCCCGCGCCCGACGACGTCCTGGAACTGGTCCGCCTGCGGGTCAGCCAGATCAACGGCTGCTCGCTCTGTGTCGACCTGCACGCGCACCGGGCCAGCGACGCGGGCGAGACCAACGAACGGCTGTGGTCGGTCGCCGCGTGGCGGGACGCGCCGTTCTACAGCGACCGGGAACGCGCCGCGCTGGCGCTCGCCGAGGCGGTCACGCGCATCGCGGACAACCCCGCGGGCGTGCCCGACGACGTCTGGGACACCGCCGCCCGCCACTTCGCCCCGGACGCGCTCGCCGCCCTGGTGATGGCCATCGCGTCGGTGAACGCCTGGAACCGCGTCAACGTCGCCGCGGGGCTGGTGGCCGGCTCCTTCCGGTGA
- a CDS encoding tetratricopeptide repeat protein, with protein MPSGFTGRRQELASLRADIDRAGLDTLAGRKAPRGRVLLIAGRPGSGRTALAEAFIAQVADRYPSGVLRAGLTTPDGEPVPVARVARDLLSALGVSAPPGADEDELTEALRAALAGRRALLLLDDADSAEQVDALVPDAPDCLLLVVSRGPLTGVPDVRPCTVGGLDGQAAIALLTQYAGPTRITVDPVAASTVVEECGAQPAVLALVGGWLAARPMASVSDAAARLRELAAEAGSEHSGRPLARALRLVHASLPARTARLLRLLALAPGGWADAHTASALAGCSVPSAQETLADFLAHGLLRPLPPEGAARAAARDVMPPRYQVPGCLMPGLTALLREHERAAEVELARARMLERSVRLLHSAHLAAAPDDEAKEQRSAELPAALRFPNRAEAARWLRSRQPALLAAARLAAADGGLDTLARRMLSALTHALAAHRGAGGAAPELYELHGLLLDVATRRDLPLERAAALLNLGDLDARAQRPDAALARYRGALKAARVADDPYSIGRALESIGATYHELGDWDRAADWYRRALELRLTRHELADQARLYGRLGTVHACAGRWSEGLRGWRASAAAWRRLGDQAGYARALAEVARVWEFAGRPREALRTCQEALEHAREAGDPRALAVVRLRLADALQRLGDQPAAELHRREAGRLVGPRNPRRVPAAAKAVPEAETEDAGEPVHRGKPDSTCETSSTPRQD; from the coding sequence CTGCCCAGCGGGTTCACCGGACGTCGGCAGGAGCTGGCCTCCCTGCGCGCCGACATCGACCGGGCCGGCCTCGACACGCTGGCCGGCCGCAAGGCCCCGCGCGGCCGGGTGCTGCTCATCGCGGGCCGGCCGGGCTCCGGTCGTACGGCGCTGGCCGAGGCGTTCATCGCGCAGGTCGCCGACCGCTACCCGAGCGGGGTGCTGCGCGCCGGGCTGACCACACCCGACGGCGAGCCGGTGCCCGTCGCCCGCGTCGCCCGCGACCTGCTGAGCGCGCTCGGGGTCTCCGCGCCCCCGGGCGCCGACGAGGACGAGCTGACCGAGGCGTTGCGCGCCGCCCTCGCCGGGCGGCGCGCGCTGCTGCTCCTGGACGACGCGGACAGCGCCGAACAGGTCGACGCCCTGGTGCCGGACGCGCCCGACTGCCTGCTCCTGGTGGTCAGCCGTGGCCCGCTGACCGGGGTGCCAGACGTTCGGCCGTGCACCGTCGGCGGCCTGGACGGGCAGGCCGCCATCGCGCTGCTCACCCAGTACGCCGGGCCCACCCGGATCACCGTCGACCCGGTGGCGGCCAGCACCGTCGTGGAGGAGTGCGGCGCGCAGCCCGCCGTGCTCGCGCTGGTCGGCGGCTGGCTCGCGGCCCGCCCCATGGCCTCGGTCTCGGACGCCGCCGCGCGGCTGCGGGAGCTGGCGGCCGAGGCCGGCTCCGAGCACTCGGGGCGCCCGCTGGCCCGGGCCCTGCGCCTGGTGCACGCGTCGCTGCCGGCCCGGACCGCCCGGCTGCTGCGGTTGCTGGCGCTGGCCCCCGGCGGCTGGGCCGACGCCCACACCGCGTCGGCGCTCGCCGGCTGCTCGGTGCCCAGCGCGCAGGAGACGCTGGCCGACTTCCTGGCCCACGGGCTGCTGCGCCCGCTGCCACCGGAGGGCGCGGCCCGCGCCGCCGCGCGCGACGTGATGCCGCCCCGCTACCAGGTGCCCGGCTGCCTGATGCCCGGACTGACCGCGCTGCTGCGCGAGCACGAGCGGGCCGCCGAGGTCGAGTTGGCCCGGGCGCGCATGCTGGAGCGCTCCGTACGGCTGCTGCACTCGGCCCACCTGGCCGCGGCGCCGGACGACGAGGCCAAGGAGCAGCGCAGCGCCGAACTGCCCGCGGCGCTGCGCTTCCCGAACCGGGCCGAGGCCGCCCGGTGGCTGCGCTCGCGCCAGCCCGCACTGCTGGCGGCCGCCCGCCTCGCGGCCGCCGACGGCGGCCTGGACACGCTGGCCAGGCGCATGCTGTCGGCGCTGACGCACGCGCTGGCCGCGCACCGGGGCGCCGGCGGCGCGGCGCCGGAGCTGTACGAACTGCACGGGTTGCTGCTCGACGTCGCCACGCGCAGGGACCTTCCCCTGGAGCGGGCGGCGGCGCTGTTGAACCTCGGCGACCTCGACGCGCGGGCCCAGCGCCCGGACGCGGCGCTCGCCCGCTACCGGGGCGCCCTCAAGGCCGCGCGGGTGGCCGACGACCCGTACTCCATCGGCCGGGCCCTGGAGTCCATCGGCGCCACCTACCACGAGCTGGGCGACTGGGACCGGGCCGCCGACTGGTACCGGCGCGCCCTCGAACTGCGCCTGACCCGGCACGAGCTGGCCGACCAGGCGCGGCTCTACGGCCGCCTCGGCACGGTGCACGCGTGCGCCGGTCGCTGGAGCGAGGGGCTGCGCGGTTGGCGGGCCTCGGCCGCGGCGTGGCGCAGGCTCGGCGACCAGGCCGGTTACGCGCGGGCGCTGGCCGAGGTGGCGCGGGTGTGGGAGTTCGCGGGCCGGCCGCGCGAGGCGTTGCGCACCTGTCAGGAGGCGCTGGAGCACGCGCGGGAGGCGGGGGACCCGCGGGCGCTCGCGGTGGTGCGGCTGCGGCTCGCGGACGCCCTGCAACGGCTCGGCGACCAGCCGGCCGCGGAGTTGCACCGGCGGGAGGCCGGCCGGCTCGTCGGGCCGCGAAATCCGCGCAGGGTACCGGCGGCCGCTAAAGCCGTACCGGAGGCCGAAACGGAGGACGCTGGAGAGCCGGTCCATAGGGGCAAGCCGGACTCGACCTGCGAAACCAGCAGCACTCCCCGGCAAGATTGA
- the ald gene encoding alanine dehydrogenase codes for MKVGIPREVKNNEFRVAITPAGVHELVRHGHQVFIEQGAGLGSSIADEEYTGAGATILATADEVWATADLLLKVKEPIAEEYHRLRKDQTLFTYLHLAASRECTDALLESGTTAIAYETVETAGRQLPLLAPMSEVAGRIAPQVGAYHLMRSAGGRGVLPGGVPGVQAGKAVVIGGGVSGWNATQIAVGMGFHVTLLDKDINKLREADKVFGTKVQTITSNAYELERAVLDADLVIGAVLIPGAKAPKLVTNELVSRMKPGSVLVDIAIDQGGCFEDSHPTTHAEPTFPVHNSVFYCVANMPGAVPNTSTYALTNATLPYIVELANRGWRDALRRDPALAKGLNTHDGQVVYGPVGEAHGLATVELSTLLG; via the coding sequence GTGAAGGTCGGCATCCCCCGCGAGGTCAAGAACAACGAGTTCCGGGTGGCCATCACCCCCGCTGGCGTGCACGAGCTCGTGCGCCATGGCCACCAGGTCTTCATCGAGCAGGGTGCCGGCCTCGGCTCCTCGATCGCGGACGAGGAGTACACCGGCGCCGGTGCGACCATCCTCGCCACCGCGGACGAGGTGTGGGCCACGGCCGACCTGCTGCTCAAGGTCAAGGAGCCGATCGCGGAGGAGTACCACCGCCTCCGCAAGGACCAGACCCTCTTCACCTACCTGCACCTGGCCGCCTCCCGCGAGTGCACGGACGCCCTCCTGGAGTCCGGCACCACCGCCATCGCGTACGAGACCGTGGAGACCGCGGGCCGCCAGCTTCCGCTGCTCGCGCCGATGTCCGAGGTCGCCGGGCGGATCGCCCCGCAGGTCGGCGCCTACCACCTGATGCGCTCGGCCGGTGGCCGCGGCGTGCTGCCCGGCGGCGTCCCCGGCGTGCAGGCCGGCAAGGCCGTCGTCATCGGCGGCGGCGTCTCCGGCTGGAACGCCACGCAGATCGCGGTCGGCATGGGCTTCCACGTCACGCTCCTCGACAAGGACATCAACAAGCTGCGCGAGGCGGACAAGGTCTTCGGCACCAAGGTGCAGACCATCACCTCCAACGCCTACGAGCTGGAGCGCGCGGTCCTCGACGCCGACCTGGTCATCGGTGCCGTCCTGATCCCCGGCGCCAAGGCCCCGAAGCTCGTCACCAACGAGCTGGTGTCCCGGATGAAGCCCGGAAGTGTACTTGTCGACATTGCGATCGACCAGGGTGGCTGCTTCGAGGACTCGCACCCGACCACGCACGCCGAGCCGACCTTCCCGGTCCACAACTCGGTCTTCTACTGCGTCGCCAACATGCCCGGCGCGGTGCCCAACACCTCTACCTACGCCCTGACCAACGCCACGCTGCCCTACATCGTGGAGCTGGCCAACCGTGGCTGGCGCGACGCGCTGCGGCGCGACCCCGCGCTCGCCAAGGGCCTCAACACCCATGACGGCCAGGTCGTTTACGGCCCCGTCGGCGAGGCGCACGGCCTGGCCACCGTCGAACTGAGCACCCTGCTCGGCTAG
- a CDS encoding ParA family protein, whose translation MGARGQSPSGQRAVGSVAVHTFAAHQSMTRAHQSMDGQHVNAMAGEQGGTDPATFADYDAMPEGRFYDPDAEYEPDPEYAATLAPDAARQRRERIGPTGRPLPYFPIPGPLTEHGPAKIIAMCNQKGGVGKTTSTINLGAALAEYGRRVLLVDFDPQGALSVGLGVNPMELDLTVYNLLMERGMSADEVLLKTAVPNMDLLPSNIDLSAAEVQLVSEVARESTLQRALKPLLADYDYIVIDCQPSLGLLTVNALTAAHKVIVPLECEFFALRGVALLTETIEKVQERLNPDLELDGILATMYDSRTVHSREVLARVVEAFDDHVYHTVIGRTVRFPETTVAGEPITTYASNSVGAAAYRQLAREVLARCPAE comes from the coding sequence ATGGGTGCGCGGGGCCAGAGTCCCTCGGGGCAACGGGCTGTCGGCTCCGTCGCTGTCCACACCTTCGCTGCCCACCAGAGCATGACGAGAGCCCACCAGAGCATGGACGGCCAACACGTGAACGCCATGGCCGGCGAGCAGGGCGGAACCGACCCCGCGACCTTCGCCGACTACGACGCAATGCCCGAGGGGCGCTTCTACGACCCCGACGCCGAGTACGAGCCCGATCCCGAGTACGCGGCCACCCTCGCGCCCGACGCGGCCCGTCAGCGCCGCGAGCGCATCGGCCCCACCGGGCGCCCGCTGCCGTACTTCCCGATCCCGGGACCGCTCACCGAGCACGGCCCCGCGAAGATCATCGCGATGTGCAACCAGAAGGGCGGGGTGGGCAAGACCACCTCGACCATCAACCTGGGCGCCGCGCTCGCCGAGTACGGCCGCCGCGTGCTGCTGGTGGACTTCGACCCGCAGGGCGCCCTGTCGGTCGGCCTCGGCGTGAACCCGATGGAGCTGGACCTCACGGTCTACAACCTGCTCATGGAGCGGGGCATGTCGGCCGACGAGGTGCTGCTCAAGACGGCCGTGCCCAACATGGACCTGCTGCCGAGCAACATCGACCTGTCGGCGGCCGAGGTGCAGTTGGTCAGCGAGGTGGCCCGCGAGTCCACGCTCCAGCGCGCGCTCAAGCCCCTGCTGGCCGACTACGACTACATCGTCATCGACTGCCAGCCCTCGCTCGGCCTGTTGACGGTGAACGCGCTCACCGCCGCGCACAAGGTCATCGTGCCGCTGGAGTGCGAGTTCTTCGCGCTGCGCGGTGTGGCGCTGCTCACCGAGACCATCGAGAAGGTCCAGGAGCGGCTCAACCCCGACCTGGAGCTGGACGGCATCCTCGCCACGATGTACGACTCCCGCACGGTGCACAGCCGTGAGGTGCTCGCGCGCGTCGTCGAGGCGTTCGACGACCACGTCTACCACACGGTTATCGGCCGCACCGTGCGCTTCCCGGAGACGACCGTGGCCGGCGAGCCGATCACCACGTACGCCTCCAACTCCGTCGGTGCCGCCGCCTATCGCCAGCTCGCCAGGGAGGTGCTCGCCCGGTGTCCCGCCGAGTGA
- a CDS encoding segregation/condensation protein A, with protein MPTNDDPAPATPPRAPRRSLGRGPGTHQGTTPPPPDPATAEPTGPVGPPEPTGPVGPPEPAGMPEPVGVPQPAEPAEPPREAAPEPAGDPEATGPRTAADGAAEAPRGDAPPQRPGADDVRPGAEPAAEAGADDVPPGAEPQTEAVEAADGTGEPAADDGRFTVRLANFEGPFDLLLQLISKHKMDVTEVALSQVTDEFMAHIRAMGPDWDLDQTTEFLVVAATLLDLKAARLLPSAEVEDEADLALLEARDLLFARLLQYRAYKRIADIFQERLDDEARRYPRTVGLEAHHAELLPEVVIRIGADGFAKLAVKAMQPKAKPQVYVDHIHAPLVSVREQAEVVIARLRQLGATDFQTLTDDAPDTLTVVARFLALLELYRERVITLDQEEALGALRVRWTGAEGERPRVTDEFDQQPGEREPAAARPTADSEPRTAEADQGGAADELAAGTSAAGPADAGPADQRPGGPGPGSEWEARR; from the coding sequence ATGCCCACGAACGACGACCCCGCCCCGGCCACGCCGCCGCGCGCCCCGCGCCGCAGCCTCGGCCGGGGCCCGGGCACGCACCAGGGCACCACCCCACCGCCCCCCGATCCGGCGACCGCCGAGCCCACCGGCCCCGTCGGGCCCCCCGAGCCCACCGGCCCTGTCGGGCCCCCCGAGCCCGCCGGCATGCCGGAGCCCGTCGGCGTGCCGCAGCCCGCCGAACCCGCTGAGCCGCCCCGGGAGGCCGCGCCGGAGCCGGCCGGCGACCCGGAGGCCACGGGGCCGCGCACGGCCGCTGACGGCGCCGCCGAGGCCCCGCGCGGGGACGCCCCGCCCCAGCGGCCAGGCGCCGACGACGTACGGCCGGGCGCGGAACCCGCAGCGGAGGCAGGCGCCGACGACGTACCGCCGGGTGCGGAACCCCAAACGGAGGCGGTGGAGGCGGCGGATGGGACCGGCGAGCCGGCCGCCGACGACGGTCGGTTCACGGTCCGGCTCGCCAACTTCGAGGGCCCCTTCGACCTGCTCCTCCAGCTCATCTCCAAGCACAAGATGGACGTCACCGAGGTGGCGCTCTCGCAGGTCACCGATGAGTTCATGGCGCACATCCGCGCCATGGGACCGGACTGGGACCTCGACCAGACGACGGAGTTCCTGGTGGTGGCCGCGACCCTGCTCGACCTGAAGGCGGCCCGGCTGTTGCCGTCGGCCGAGGTCGAGGACGAGGCCGACCTCGCCCTCCTCGAAGCCAGGGACCTGCTGTTCGCGCGGCTGCTCCAGTACCGGGCCTACAAGCGGATCGCCGACATCTTCCAGGAGCGGCTGGACGACGAGGCCCGGCGCTACCCGCGCACCGTCGGCCTGGAGGCGCACCACGCCGAGCTGCTGCCGGAGGTGGTGATCCGGATAGGGGCGGACGGCTTCGCGAAGCTGGCCGTGAAGGCGATGCAGCCCAAGGCCAAGCCGCAGGTGTACGTCGACCACATCCACGCGCCGCTGGTCAGCGTCCGGGAGCAGGCCGAGGTCGTGATCGCGCGGCTGCGCCAGCTCGGCGCGACCGACTTCCAGACCCTGACCGACGACGCCCCCGACACCCTCACCGTCGTGGCCCGCTTCCTCGCACTCCTTGAGCTGTACCGGGAGCGGGTCATCACGCTGGACCAGGAGGAGGCGCTCGGCGCGCTCCGCGTCCGCTGGACCGGCGCCGAGGGGGAACGGCCGCGCGTCACCGACGAGTTCGACCAACAACCGGGCGAGCGCGAGCCGGCCGCGGCGCGGCCCACCGCCGACTCTGAACCCCGTACCGCTGAGGCGGACCAGGGCGGCGCGGCGGACGAGCTGGCGGCCGGTACGAGCGCGGCGGGGCCGGCCGACGCGGGGCCGGCCGACCAGCGGCCGGGAGGGCCCGGACCAGGCAGCGAGTGGGAGGCGCGGCGATGA